One Bacteroidales bacterium genomic window, GAACTTATTCGATGTTTCATATTAAATCTATCTGGAGCAAAAGGTCTTATAGATTTATTCTTTAATTACTGTATAACTTGCTAATGGAATCTATTTAGAACTTAATGAAAGGGAATAGACCATAGAGGTAAGTTTCATATTTTAAGAAAGTTATTAAATAACAAGATTTGTCACTTGATATATGTCATTCATAAAAAAGACACTTTAATATTTGTAAAAACTCTTATTTATAGACTAATTTTAGTGATATAAACACAATTAATAAGTTCTATGAAACGATTTATTTCTATCTTATTTGTCATTATTGCCTCATACAATATATCAGCTCAAGATTTTGGTTTTTTTAATTATCAGGCAATAATTCGCGATGCGAATGGTAATGTTAAAGCGAATACAAACGTTACAATAGCAATCGAAATTCTTCAGGGTTCTACCAGTGGTGCAGTAGTGTATAATGAGACACATGCCACTTCCACAAACGAATATGGATTGGTCACTCTTCAAATTGGCTCAATAAATCCTTCAAGTTTTTCCACAATCAATTGGTCGAATGCTCCTTTCTTCATAAAAATTTCAGTCGATGGAACAGTAATAGGGACTAGCCAGTTATTGAGTGTACCCTTTGCTCTTCATGCTAAGGAAGCAGAAACCTATTCCGAAACCGATCCTGTTTTCTTGGCTCATCCGGCGAATGGAATTACATTAACAAATTTATCTAATTGGAATACTGCGTACAATTGGGGAAATCATGTTAATGCAGGCTACTTGACCAATTTTACAGAAGCTGATCCCGTTTTTGGTGCTTCTGCGGCCAATGGTATCTCCTCAACAAATATTTTCAATTGGAATGCCTCCTATAACTGGGGGAACCATGCATCTGCTGGCTATCTAACTAGTTTTAGTGAGACGGATCCAATTTTTGGAGCATCTGTCGCCAAAAACATTACCGCATCAAATATTACTAATTGGAATACTGCTTATGGATGGGGAAATCATGCAACTGCGGGCTATTTAACCAGTTTTACAGAGGTTGATCCCGTTTTTGGTGCTTCTGCCGCTAATGGTATCACTTTAACAAATATTTCTAATTGGAATACTGCTTACGGATGGGGAAATCACGCTAGTTCGGGTTATTTGACTAGTTTCACAGAGGTTGATCCTGTTTTTGGTGCTTCTGCTGCTAATGGTATCTCCTCAACAAATATTTCTAATTGGAATACTGCCTATGGATGGGGAAACCATGCTGGTTTATACAAATCAATATCATACATACCTGATTGGAGTGAACTAACAAATAATCCTTTTAACCTATCCTCCCCGTCCAACAATCAACTTCTTAAATATAACAATGCTTCAAGTAAATGGGAGAATTGGACTCCTAATTTCTTAACAACTGAAAACCAATCATTAACGCTTAATACTAATCAACTTTCAATATCAGGCGCAGGTGGTAATACTGTAACCTTCACAAACTGGGATACAGATAAAACTGATGATGTTACTCTTGCTACTCCTATAAATGGCGATATGCTTTATTTTAATGGCACAAGTTGGACAGCAGTACCTAAAGGTACTACAGGACAAGTCTTAACGATGAATGCATCTGGAATTCCTGAATGGCAATATACTTATACCGCACCAACCGCTTCAACACAACTTGCAACATTTAGTCTTCCTTCAGCAATACTTAACGGAGTTGTAAATCCGAATAAACTACCCACAACAGTGACTTTTCAGTATGGAACAACGCTCAGTTACGGAAGTGCTGCAACTGCAACTCAAAGTCCTATTAATGGGAGTTCAAACACAAATGTAAATTGCAGCGTTAGCGGTCTTGTAGCCGGAACAACTTACCATTTTAGGGTAAAAGCGGAAAACGCCTTTGGTATAACCTATGGCGATGATATGACTTTTACTTTACTGGGCACAGGCATCACATGGGAAGGTGGTTTAATTTTCTATCTGGATGCTACAGGTCTACATGGACTTATAGCTGCACCGAGCGATCAGGTAAGTGCAGACTGGGGTTGTTACCCATCAGTAATTTCTGGTGCTGATGGTACGGCAGTTGGAACTGGAAATCAAAATACTATGGACATAATTGCTGGTTGTACAACTATTGGCATAGCGGCAGAGATCTGCGCTAACCTAAATTTAAATGGCTATAGTGATTGGTTTTTACCATCAAAGGATGAACTGGGATTAATGTATACCAATCTTTATCTTGCTGGTAAAGGATCTTTTGGCACCACTATTTATTGGAGTTCGAGTGAATATAATATCAATTATTCTTATCGGTTAAATTTTAGCGGAGGCGTTTCAGGAACAAGTTTGAAAAATTCTATTCAAAATGTTCGCGCTGTAAGAGCATTTTAACTCTTGGTACTATGTGAGATCAAATACAAAATCTGTATTTAAAGGGGATTCAGTTAAGAATCTCCTTTTCTTTTGTAATGATAATCGTTTCACTTATTTTTACGCTTGAAAAACATACTTATGAATTTCCTTGTACTCGGTTCTGGTGGTCGTGAACATGCAATAGCATGGAAATTATCACAAAGTCCTATTCTTAAAAAACTATATATAGCACCAGGTAATCCAGGCACTGCAAATGTTGGAACTAATTTAGATATTGATATTCTCAATTTTGAGTCCGTAAAACAGGCGTGTATTGATCACAAAATAGATATCGTTTTTGTTGGCCCGGAAGAACCTCTGGTTAGAGGAATTCATGATAGTTTTAATATTGATCCAAGGGTAAATCAGGTAAAAATAATAGGCCCAACGAAAAATGGAGCAATGCTTGAGGGCAGCAAAGATTTTGCCAAAGCATTTATGACTCGCCATTCGATACCGACTGCGCGTTATAAGACATTTATTTCTAATCAATTTCAAGAAGCAAAACAGTTTTTATCCGAATTAAAACCACCTTATGTGATAAAGGCAGATGGACTTGCTGCTGGAAAAGGTGTTGTTATCAGTGCCGAAATAGAGGATGCAGAAAAATGCATACAGGAATTTTTTAGTGGTAAGTTTGGAGAGGCAAGTAAAAAGGTGGTTATTGAAGAGTTCCTAAAGGGAATAGAACTTTCAGTGTTTGTATTAACGGATGGTAAATCGTATGTAATTTTACCCGAAGCTAAAGACTATAAACGCATTGGCGATGGAGATACAGGCTTAAATACAGGAGGTATGGGTGCTATATCACCAGTTCCTTTCGCCAATCCCGATTTTATGAGGAAGGTTGAGAACCAAATTATATCTCCAACTATTAATGGGTTAATCAAGGATAGTATAGATTATAAAGGCATTATTTTTATTGGATTAATGAACGTTGAAGGAAATCCTTTTGTAATTGAGTACAATGTTAGAATGGGGGATCCTGAAACCGAAGTTGTTATCCCTCGGATTGAAAGCGATTTAGCAGAGATGTTCGTTTTAGCAGGTGAACGTAAACTTTCCGATTATAAACTAATTATAAGTAACCAAGTTGCTTCAACAGTAATCATGGTTTCTGGTGGATATCCTGAAGAGTATGAGAAAGGAAAAGTAATAAATGGTTTGGCAGATTTCTCCGATGTAGTAATATTTCACTCGGGCACAAAAAGGGTTGGAAATTCGATAGTTACTGCAGGAGGAAGGGTGCTTGCTCTAACAGCATTGAGTGCTACAATGGACGAATCTCTTGCGAAATCCTATAAGGTTGCAAACATAGTGAACTTTGAAGGGAAATATTTCAGAAAAGATATTGGGAATGATCTAAAACATTTCAAACACTAAAATGATTCTAAAATTTTTCAGGCAGACACTTCCTCAAGTAATCATTGTATTGATACTGATTGCCATTCTATTATGGGCTAGAAATTTTTTTTCTGAACAAATCGCACCTTTCTACTTTGATAGCATTAAAATGCCCTTCTATGGGCTAATTACAGGCTGGATTTCAGAAAATATTCTTTATGGAAAGTTGATTACTTTCACTATAACGCTTTTTACCGCATTTTATCTCCTCCAAATTAACTCAAAGCATATAGTAATTAAACAACGAACCTATCTTCCAGCATTTTTTTATATCTTATTAACATCATGCTTTATAGCCCTTCAAAGGGTTAATCCTGTAATTTTTTCTGCTTTATTTTTTGTATTTGCATTCGATCATATTTTCTCAATTTACCATAAAGAAAATGCATTAGATAATATATTTAAAGCAGGATTTTATATTGCAATTGCTTCATTATTCTATGCTCCTTCAATTTTGTACATTATTGTATTATTCCTCGCAATAATGTCAATCCGAACCTTCAATATTAGAGAATGGTTTGCTGCTCTTTTTGGGGTTATTACACCTTGGTTTTTCTTTTTTTTCTATCACTATATTATCAATAGTGATTTGTCTATTTCATTCAAAACGCTAAATTTAAATTTATTCACCCCTGTTAATCAGGATAATGATAGTTTTTTAATTTATGTTTTTTACGGTTATTGTTTGCTTTTATTTCTGGTAACAGGTTTTTATCTACTTAAAACACTGCCTACTCAAAAAATAAATGTGAGGAAGTACTATGGCGTTTTCTTCTGGTTTAATCTGGTTTCAATTTCTATATTGATACTTATCCCTAGTATTTCTTACGAAATACTATTTATAGCGGTAATACCTCTTTCATTTCAGTTTGCTTATTACTTTACAACATGTAAGCGCAATTTTTGGTCTGAACTTCTTTTTTTATTACTATTTGTGATTGCTATATTAATGCAGTACAACAATTAAGTCAGTGGGTTAAACTTTTTATTTTGCATGAGTCCCTGTAAGTAATCATTATTGACTTTTAGGGTAAGTCTCAACTCAGATACCCTGTCTACAAATCCGTCAAAACCTTGGTAATTCCCAATATTCCTGTTACTTCATCATTATTGTCAATAAGGGGGAGGATTGTTACTGCAATTTTATGTTCTACCCTATCGCTCATTTTTTCTATATAGACTTTATTTATAATTGGAGTTTTAGATTTTATAACATCCTGTTCATCCATATAATTTCTTGAGGCTAGTTCTCTGTCCATTAAATCGTAATCGGAAAGTCCAATTACTTCAAAAGGGCTAGATACACTAAAAACACTAAGCATTGAATTGCTAATATGGACATATTTTCCATCAATATCTTTTTGATAAATATAATCGGGTGAATTATGAAGGAGCGTATCAAGCAATGATTTATCTTCACGAAGCTCATTCTGGATTACTTCTTGCTCCTGACGTTTGCGCTCCATCTCTTCTTGGGTTGCTTGTAACTCTTCCATATTTTGGCGCATTTCCTCCTCCTGCGCAGCCATCTCTTCGGCTTGTTGTTGCGACTTGGCAAGGAGTTCTGCGGTACGAATATTTATACGCACACTTGATATAGTTGAGGCTATGCTACTTGCAATTTTTTCAATGAATTCAATATGATATTTTTCATATACCTTAAAGGTAGCCATTTCTATAACTCCCAGAATATCATCGTTAACCTTTAGCGGCACAAGAAGTAGACAGCGAGGATTTTCTTTACCAAGGCCAGATGTTATGGTGATATAATCCTTTGGAATATCAACCATAAATATCGATTTACCTTCAAGAAAGCATCTTCCAACAAGACCTTCACCAATAATTATACTTTTTTGCATGTGCTTTCTCCTATCGTAAGCATAGCAGGCGGTCATATCAACGGTTGGATTGTCCTTATCGTTATCATTAAGAACAAAGATTCCTCCCTGGATTGAACCCGTATACCCAACTAAATTCTTGATAATATTGTATGAGAGTTCGGCTAGGTTATCGTTATTTTGGCGAAGAATATCTCCAAACATTGCGATACCTTTTGTAGCCCAGTTCTGCTTTTCTTCCTCTTTTTTTCGCTCAATTTCAACTTCATTTGAGTGTTTAAGGCTTTTTTGCATTTCGAGAAGTGATTTTCCCAGAATATCGTTTTCACCAAGAAGTTCGAATTTAGCATCAAGGTTTCCTTTTCCAATTTCCCGAGCAAAACTTTCTGTACTGTTTAATCCATCAATCACCTTGCTAACAGATTTTGCCATCGCCTCTATTTCATCTCCACTCCTCACAAAAACCTTTTTGGTTTTATCTATATCTCCTTGTGCAAGGTTTTGTAAAAGGTTCGTGGTTTTTTGAATGGGTGCTGTTATAGAACCAGACAATATCCATATTACAGTACCTAATACTATAAGCCCTAATAGGGTAACAATTATCCCGCTAATCATCGAAGAGCGAGCATCATGCATAATAACGCTGACAGGAATTGATAATCCAATCGACCATGGTGTTGGTGTTTGTCCCACCTGAATTGGCTCATAAATATTGAGACGCTTAACCCCACCAACATTAGTGTAGAAATTAAACCTAGTGCCCCTTTTAATTTTTTCTGAGATTTGATATTCGGCATCTTCTTCAGGCATTATTGCCCTTAGAGTTTTTTTTACAAAATCGATATTGGTATGGGCAACTATTGTCCCATTGTTCGATAAAAGAGATACAATGGTGTTACTGTATAATTTTGATTGATCAACAATTTTTTGAAATTTACTTAAATCAAGGTCTATCCCACCCAAGCCCTGAAACGCACCATTACGTCTAACAGGCACACTAACTGAAGCACCCAACAACTCAACTCCACCAATTTCAAAAACATATGGGTCTAGAACCATCTCGCAATTGCATGTTTTAGATGCGTAATAGTTACTTGTAGTTATATCTCCTGTGAGGTTTTTGTGTTCAACATCAACCATTGGTACACCATTTTTACTAAATGCCGTATAGGATCTTCTCCCATAATTGAGGGCGTATCCCTTTTTTATTAACGAATATTCAAGGGTAAACCAAACACTCATGTATCGTGGATTCTCAACAACTTGCTTTTTGAGAATGTTATAGAAAATAGAATCTAACCTCTCAGGATCGTAATTATTATAAATATTTAGGGCATTTGCTAAGGATCGAGAAAACCCTAGGTCAAGTTCAAGATCGGCCTTTACAATGTTTGCCATTTTTTGGGCTTCACCCAGTGCAATTAAAGTCGCATCATTTAAAGCAATTTGATTTAAACGATAAGCCACAAAACCACCAACAACGGACAGAACAGAGATGGTTGTTACCAGAACATAAATTAGCATTTTTGTTCTGATCATATTTTTAAGCCCTACCTTCATCTTAGTGCAATTTTAAAGAATAAATCTGGGTGATTCTTAAATATCATTATGTGTTCCCAGATCAATACCTATTAATTCGGTTAAAAATACGAAATGTTTTAATAGAATAAAACTCATTTCA contains:
- the purD gene encoding phosphoribosylamine--glycine ligase; translated protein: MNFLVLGSGGREHAIAWKLSQSPILKKLYIAPGNPGTANVGTNLDIDILNFESVKQACIDHKIDIVFVGPEEPLVRGIHDSFNIDPRVNQVKIIGPTKNGAMLEGSKDFAKAFMTRHSIPTARYKTFISNQFQEAKQFLSELKPPYVIKADGLAAGKGVVISAEIEDAEKCIQEFFSGKFGEASKKVVIEEFLKGIELSVFVLTDGKSYVILPEAKDYKRIGDGDTGLNTGGMGAISPVPFANPDFMRKVENQIISPTINGLIKDSIDYKGIIFIGLMNVEGNPFVIEYNVRMGDPETEVVIPRIESDLAEMFVLAGERKLSDYKLIISNQVASTVIMVSGGYPEEYEKGKVINGLADFSDVVIFHSGTKRVGNSIVTAGGRVLALTALSATMDESLAKSYKVANIVNFEGKYFRKDIGNDLKHFKH
- a CDS encoding GAF domain-containing protein, whose protein sequence is MKVGLKNMIRTKMLIYVLVTTISVLSVVGGFVAYRLNQIALNDATLIALGEAQKMANIVKADLELDLGFSRSLANALNIYNNYDPERLDSIFYNILKKQVVENPRYMSVWFTLEYSLIKKGYALNYGRRSYTAFSKNGVPMVDVEHKNLTGDITTSNYYASKTCNCEMVLDPYVFEIGGVELLGASVSVPVRRNGAFQGLGGIDLDLSKFQKIVDQSKLYSNTIVSLLSNNGTIVAHTNIDFVKKTLRAIMPEEDAEYQISEKIKRGTRFNFYTNVGGVKRLNIYEPIQVGQTPTPWSIGLSIPVSVIMHDARSSMISGIIVTLLGLIVLGTVIWILSGSITAPIQKTTNLLQNLAQGDIDKTKKVFVRSGDEIEAMAKSVSKVIDGLNSTESFAREIGKGNLDAKFELLGENDILGKSLLEMQKSLKHSNEVEIERKKEEEKQNWATKGIAMFGDILRQNNDNLAELSYNIIKNLVGYTGSIQGGIFVLNDNDKDNPTVDMTACYAYDRRKHMQKSIIIGEGLVGRCFLEGKSIFMVDIPKDYITITSGLGKENPRCLLLVPLKVNDDILGVIEMATFKVYEKYHIEFIEKIASSIASTISSVRINIRTAELLAKSQQQAEEMAAQEEEMRQNMEELQATQEEMERKRQEQEVIQNELREDKSLLDTLLHNSPDYIYQKDIDGKYVHISNSMLSVFSVSSPFEVIGLSDYDLMDRELASRNYMDEQDVIKSKTPIINKVYIEKMSDRVEHKIAVTILPLIDNNDEVTGILGITKVLTDL